From Jeotgalibaca dankookensis, one genomic window encodes:
- a CDS encoding TIGR01440 family protein, whose protein sequence is MILEEIKKQVETALNELIAVSKLEDGDIIVIGCSSSEVNNEKIGTASSEEIGKVIFDTAKKITDQHKLILAAQSCEHLNRSLVIEKEAAKENRYPIINAVPHLHAGGSFATAAYHGMENPVLVETIQAKAGLDIGQTFIGMHLIPVVVPVRLSVKNIGSAILSAARTRPKSIGGERARYDEALS, encoded by the coding sequence TTGATTCTAGAAGAAATAAAAAAACAAGTTGAAACGGCCTTAAATGAGCTTATTGCTGTTTCTAAACTTGAAGATGGTGATATCATTGTCATTGGCTGTTCTTCCAGTGAAGTCAATAATGAAAAAATTGGAACGGCATCAAGTGAAGAAATCGGTAAAGTAATCTTTGATACTGCAAAAAAAATAACCGATCAACACAAGCTCATCCTAGCCGCTCAATCTTGCGAGCATCTCAATCGTTCCTTAGTTATTGAAAAAGAAGCTGCGAAAGAAAATCGGTATCCAATTATTAATGCCGTACCTCATTTGCATGCAGGTGGTAGCTTTGCGACTGCAGCTTACCACGGTATGGAAAATCCTGTTTTAGTTGAAACTATTCAAGCTAAAGCCGGATTAGATATCGGGCAAACCTTTATTGGAATGCATCTCATTCCGGTGGTTGTGCCAGTTCGTTTGTCTGTAAAAAATATTGGGAGTGCCATACTCTCTGCCGCTCGAACACGTCCGAAATCTATTGGTGGCGAACGTGCTCGCTATGATGAAGCTCTAAGTTAA
- a CDS encoding transporter substrate-binding domain-containing protein, with amino-acid sequence MKIVKQVLILISLIFLIGCGNEKIFSEKTSKITEIQEAGVLNLATSADYAPYEWHLVEGGKDKIVGFDIDIAQIIADELGVELHISDLDFDGLIPALSTGKADLIISGMTPTAKRAESVDFSDIYISQEDVVVVREEDMNQFNHLKTMDFVSWATQKTTVQEEWLQTNYPDSDIQSVGQWGTAIVSLKTGKVDAILMVKAVAEQYVKQNEDLVIADIEEIGTQNDSAIAIRKGDTDLKNKVNEIIDSLNKSDMINTLYIENTELMDKNIN; translated from the coding sequence ATGAAAATAGTAAAACAAGTTTTAATTTTGATAAGTTTGATATTTTTGATAGGGTGTGGAAATGAAAAAATATTCTCTGAAAAAACCAGTAAAATTACAGAAATTCAAGAAGCGGGCGTATTAAATTTAGCAACATCCGCTGACTACGCACCTTATGAGTGGCATTTAGTCGAGGGTGGTAAGGATAAAATTGTTGGTTTTGACATTGATATTGCACAGATAATTGCAGATGAACTAGGAGTTGAGTTACATATTTCTGATTTGGACTTTGATGGGTTGATTCCAGCTTTGTCTACAGGAAAAGCAGATTTAATTATATCAGGAATGACACCAACAGCCAAAAGAGCAGAAAGTGTTGATTTTTCAGATATTTATATTTCACAAGAGGATGTCGTAGTAGTTCGTGAAGAAGATATGAATCAATTTAATCATTTAAAAACAATGGATTTTGTTTCTTGGGCAACTCAAAAAACAACGGTTCAAGAAGAATGGCTCCAAACAAACTATCCTGATTCTGACATACAATCAGTTGGTCAGTGGGGAACGGCAATTGTTTCTTTAAAAACTGGAAAAGTAGATGCTATTTTAATGGTGAAGGCAGTTGCTGAGCAATATGTGAAGCAAAATGAAGATTTAGTTATTGCAGATATAGAAGAAATAGGAACGCAAAATGATTCAGCAATAGCTATTCGTAAAGGTGATACTGATTTAAAAAATAAAGTAAACGAAATCATTGATAGCTTAAATAAATCAGATATGATAAACACGCTATATATTGAAAATACAGAATTAATGGATAAAAATATAAATTAA
- a CDS encoding amino acid ABC transporter permease: MSIEFLKTYLPIYFQGAVYTIALSFFAILGGVVLGSGLALAKMSERKWLSKPASGYIQIVRGTPLLVQLFIIYYGLFSLNIELPDFTSGTITIALNAAAYIAEIIRAGINGVDKGQMEAARSIGMNKVLAMRKIIYPQALKNILPALGNEFITLMKESSIISVIGMQDLMFKAKVVAGATFMPFLPYMIAAVFYFALTSIFTRGLGYYERRLQESD; the protein is encoded by the coding sequence ATGTCAATTGAATTTTTAAAAACCTATCTGCCCATTTATTTTCAAGGGGCTGTTTATACAATTGCTTTATCTTTTTTTGCAATTCTCGGTGGAGTTGTCTTAGGAAGTGGACTAGCACTTGCGAAAATGTCAGAAAGAAAATGGTTGAGTAAACCGGCTAGTGGGTATATCCAAATAGTAAGAGGAACACCTTTACTTGTGCAGTTATTTATTATCTATTACGGACTGTTTTCTTTAAATATTGAATTACCAGATTTTACTTCTGGGACCATTACAATTGCATTGAACGCTGCTGCTTATATTGCAGAAATTATTCGTGCTGGGATAAACGGGGTGGATAAAGGACAAATGGAAGCAGCACGTTCAATCGGAATGAATAAAGTCCTAGCAATGCGGAAAATTATTTATCCTCAAGCTCTAAAAAATATCTTACCAGCACTAGGTAATGAATTTATAACGTTGATGAAGGAGTCATCAATTATTTCAGTAATCGGCATGCAAGATTTGATGTTTAAAGCTAAAGTTGTTGCCGGTGCAACTTTTATGCCTTTTTTGCCTTATATGATTGCAGCAGTTTTTTATTTCGCACTTACTAGTATCTTTACTAGAGGACTGGGATATTATGAAAGAAGGTTACAAGAAAGTGATTAA
- a CDS encoding cyclic 2,3-diphosphoglycerate synthase — MTKKNIIIIGAAGRDFHNFNTYYRGNESYNVVAFTAAQIPDIDGRSYPTELAGEAYPNGIPIYKQEDLANLIASFDVEECVFAYSDIHYEEVMGISAIVNAAGADFTLLGPKKTQLKSKKPVISVTAVRTGAGKSQTSRKVIESLMAKGIKVIAVRHPMPYGDLNAQRVQRFETVEDLEKHLCTIEEMEEYEPHVSRGNVIYAGVDYADILMAAENDPNGCDVILWDGGNNDFSFYQADLGITVLDPHRPGHELKYYPGEVSLRQADVTIINKIDSASSESIAIVEGNIQATNPNATIIKADSTITVDHPELIKNKNVLIVEDGPTVTHGGMVIGAGTVAAERLGANSIVNPHPYAVGKIIDTYEKYPHVGKILPAMGYGKEQLKDLETTINNADCDTVIIGTPIDLSRIITINKPTTRVHYELNELEGPNLDTILDSFIEKYQLGKN, encoded by the coding sequence ATGACAAAAAAAAATATAATCATTATCGGTGCGGCAGGTCGCGATTTTCACAATTTTAATACCTATTATCGAGGCAATGAGTCTTATAATGTTGTGGCGTTTACTGCAGCACAAATCCCAGACATCGACGGACGTAGTTATCCAACTGAACTAGCGGGAGAGGCTTATCCAAACGGTATTCCCATCTATAAACAAGAAGATTTAGCCAATCTGATTGCATCATTTGATGTAGAAGAGTGCGTGTTTGCTTATAGTGACATTCATTATGAAGAAGTAATGGGAATTAGTGCCATTGTTAATGCAGCTGGTGCCGATTTTACGCTATTAGGACCTAAGAAAACCCAACTAAAAAGTAAAAAACCAGTGATTTCAGTAACAGCGGTTCGTACCGGAGCTGGTAAGAGCCAGACATCGCGTAAGGTAATTGAGAGTTTGATGGCAAAAGGGATAAAAGTGATTGCCGTTCGTCATCCGATGCCATATGGAGATTTAAATGCACAACGTGTTCAGCGTTTTGAAACGGTTGAAGACCTTGAGAAACATCTTTGTACAATTGAAGAAATGGAAGAGTATGAACCACATGTTAGTCGTGGCAATGTCATTTATGCAGGTGTCGATTATGCAGATATTTTAATGGCTGCTGAAAACGATCCTAATGGATGCGACGTTATTCTGTGGGATGGTGGTAATAATGATTTCTCCTTTTATCAAGCCGATTTGGGGATTACTGTTTTGGACCCGCATCGTCCTGGTCATGAATTAAAATATTACCCAGGAGAAGTTTCCTTGCGTCAAGCTGACGTAACCATTATTAACAAAATTGATAGTGCGAGCAGTGAGTCAATTGCTATCGTCGAAGGGAATATTCAGGCAACGAATCCCAACGCAACAATTATAAAAGCAGATTCAACGATTACGGTAGACCATCCAGAGCTGATAAAAAATAAAAATGTTTTAATCGTTGAAGATGGGCCGACAGTCACTCATGGAGGTATGGTAATTGGTGCTGGAACGGTAGCAGCAGAACGACTTGGTGCCAATTCCATTGTAAATCCTCATCCTTATGCTGTTGGGAAAATTATTGATACATATGAAAAGTACCCACACGTTGGAAAGATATTGCCGGCAATGGGCTATGGTAAAGAACAATTAAAGGATTTAGAAACAACAATTAATAATGCGGATTGTGATACGGTTATTATTGGAACGCCAATTGATTTGTCGCGTATTATTACAATAAATAAGCCCACGACGCGTGTGCATTATGAATTAAATGAGCTAGAAGGGCCAAATCTTGATACAATCTTAGACTCTTTTATAGAGAAATACCAACTTGGTAAAAATTGA
- the pepF gene encoding oligoendopeptidase F: MEKQNLMKRSEVPTQLTWDLESIFASKEDYQRAQEELQEAVKRFETNYKDQLADKEMILKSIADYEAIQVQMSRLYHYGSLPATTDLTNATYTQMSRQLDQMMADTYARLSFYNSQLTQVNTDILDAVAEKEPRYTSFVRHMKADKEIQLTPELEQALALLAPTFNAPVGIYEQAKLADMDFGSFTVDDEVYPLSFVLYEDHYMYHTDTKVRRAAFDAFSKVLKKYENVIAQAYYTQVQTEKTLATMRGFDSVFDYLLYDQEVDQELYNRQIDVIMSDLAPVMQKYITHLKDVQGLDKVTYADLKIDLDPEYSPKVTVEDSKQLVEEAISVLGQEYTDMIMKAYPERWVDFAQNIGKSTGGFCSTVSGNAAHPYILMSWTNHLSNVYTLIHEFGHAGQGILASEHNAVVGDNPSLYLIEGPSTFNELLLTDSLTSQTDDPRMERFALTKMMSDTYFHNFVTHLLEAAYQREVYKRVDAGLGFDAQELSKIKRAILEEFWGDAVEINPGAELTWMRQPHYYMGLYPYTYSAGLTIATQAFLKVKEEGQRAVDRWLEFLKTGDTYIPADAAAVAGVDIRTDKPLKDTIAYLNRSVDRMIELTNELK; the protein is encoded by the coding sequence ATGGAGAAACAAAACTTAATGAAACGTTCAGAGGTCCCTACACAACTTACTTGGGACCTAGAAAGTATTTTTGCATCAAAAGAAGATTACCAAAGAGCGCAAGAAGAATTACAAGAAGCGGTTAAACGTTTTGAAACAAACTATAAAGATCAGTTAGCTGATAAAGAAATGATTCTCAAATCTATTGCGGATTATGAAGCGATTCAAGTTCAAATGTCGCGCTTATACCATTATGGATCCTTACCAGCAACAACAGATTTGACAAATGCTACTTATACACAAATGTCACGTCAACTTGATCAAATGATGGCAGATACGTATGCACGTCTTTCTTTCTATAATTCGCAACTAACACAAGTGAATACTGACATTTTGGATGCAGTTGCTGAAAAAGAACCTCGCTACACGTCATTTGTCCGTCATATGAAAGCAGACAAAGAAATTCAATTAACACCAGAACTTGAACAGGCATTGGCATTGCTCGCACCAACGTTTAATGCACCAGTCGGTATTTATGAACAAGCTAAATTAGCCGATATGGATTTTGGAAGTTTCACCGTCGATGACGAAGTGTATCCTTTAAGTTTTGTTCTGTATGAAGATCACTATATGTATCACACGGATACAAAAGTGAGAAGAGCTGCCTTTGATGCTTTTTCTAAAGTTTTGAAAAAATACGAAAACGTTATTGCACAAGCTTATTATACACAGGTCCAAACTGAAAAGACGCTAGCAACTATGCGCGGCTTTGATTCTGTTTTTGACTATCTCTTGTATGACCAGGAAGTCGATCAAGAACTGTATAATCGTCAAATTGATGTGATTATGTCAGATTTAGCGCCGGTTATGCAAAAATATATTACCCATTTAAAAGACGTTCAAGGATTAGATAAAGTAACCTATGCGGATTTGAAGATTGATTTAGATCCAGAGTACTCTCCTAAAGTTACCGTTGAAGATTCGAAGCAACTTGTAGAAGAAGCCATTTCTGTTTTAGGCCAGGAATATACCGATATGATTATGAAAGCTTACCCAGAACGTTGGGTCGATTTTGCCCAAAATATTGGTAAATCTACGGGAGGTTTTTGTTCAACTGTTTCCGGAAACGCTGCACATCCCTATATTTTAATGTCATGGACGAATCATTTGAGCAATGTCTACACACTCATCCATGAATTCGGTCATGCTGGTCAGGGAATTTTAGCATCTGAACACAACGCTGTTGTAGGGGATAATCCGTCTCTTTATTTGATAGAAGGCCCTTCCACATTTAATGAGTTATTGTTGACAGACTCTCTAACCAGTCAAACCGATGACCCGCGAATGGAACGGTTTGCTTTAACAAAAATGATGTCGGATACTTACTTCCATAATTTTGTAACTCATTTATTGGAAGCTGCCTACCAACGCGAAGTTTACAAGCGTGTCGATGCAGGATTAGGATTTGACGCCCAAGAATTAAGCAAAATCAAACGTGCAATTCTAGAAGAATTCTGGGGAGATGCCGTGGAAATTAATCCGGGTGCAGAACTAACTTGGATGCGTCAGCCACATTATTATATGGGGCTCTATCCTTATACTTACTCTGCAGGATTAACAATTGCAACCCAAGCTTTCTTAAAAGTAAAAGAGGAAGGGCAACGTGCTGTTGACCGCTGGCTAGAATTCTTAAAAACGGGCGATACCTATATTCCAGCGGATGCTGCAGCTGTTGCTGGCGTTGATATTCGGACTGATAAACCTCTAAAAGATACCATTGCCTATTTAAATCGTTCTGTTGATCGGATGATTGAGTTAACAAATGAATTAAAATAA